TATCGCCGAGATGGCCCGCACTTCGCGCAACACGGTAAAAAAGTATGTCAACAAGTGGAACACCCTCAGCCTTACCTATAAGGAGTTCCTTTCCAAGAGCGATGCCGAGCTTTACGCTCTGTTCTGCATCGAGGAGACTCCGGTGGAGTCCAATCCCCGTATAGACGCCCTTGAGGCTTTTCTTCCTTCTGCCAGCAAAGAGATGGGGCGTAAGGGTATGACCAGCCACAAGCAATGGGAGCGTTATCGCGCAGCCCATCCGGACGGTTACAGTCTGACGCAGTTCCGTGTCGCCTTGCGTCGCTACGAACGCATCAGCAACCCGTCGATGCGTATGGAGCATAAGGCAGGGGATAAGTTGTTCGTGGACTATACGGGCAGCAAGCTGTGGATCTACCCTCCGGGTGAACAACCCCGCGAAGTGGAGGTGTTCGTGGCGATCCTGGGATGCAGTCTGCTGACCTATGTGGAAGCTGTCGAGAGTCAGCGCAAGGAAGACTTTATCTCGGCCTGCGAGAACGCCTTTTATTATTATGGCGGCGTACCCAAAGCTATCGTTCCGGATAACCTGAAGAGCGCGGTTACGAAAGCCAGCCGTTATGAAGCGATTCTGAACACGGAGTTCGAGCGGTTCGGCGAACACTATGGCGTGACGGTATATCCTACCCGGGCCCGCAGTCCCAAGGATAAGGCCCATGTCGAGAATGCGGTTAAGCTTACCTACAAGGATATCTTTACTGTCATCGAGCCGTTACACTGTCCCGATCTGCGGTCACTTAACATAGCTATCCGTGCGGCTCTTGAGAAACATAACAACCAGAACCGTCCGCGGCGCAACTACTCCCGTCGGGATTACTTCGAGGATGTAGAACAGGAAGCTCTCGGGCCTCTGAACCCGATCCGTTACCAGATGAAGAAGCATATCGTCACTACGGTCGATAAATACGGTTATGCGCGCCTACACGAAGACATCCACTACTACAGCGTTCCACACACCTACATCGGCAAGAAAGTACAGTTGTCCTATACGGTGGCCGACGTGGAGATCCGCTACAACTACGACATCATAGCCCATCATACCCGCGACCGCCATAACTACCGCTACACTACCGTTACCGAACACCTTTGTCCAAAGCATCGCGCGGTGATGGAGTGGTCGCCGGAGCGGTTCCTCCAGCAGGCTGCCGCCATACATGAAGACGTGGAGCATTATATCCGCAGGATACTGGAGAAGACCCGCTATCAGGATCAGGCCAACAAGATATGTTCGGGCATCCTGAACTTCGCCCGTAAAGTGGGGCCCGACCGTCTGGCAGCGGCCTGCCGACTGGCCGACAGTTACGGCAAGTACAGTTTCCGGGAGATACAGGATATACTTCAGAATAAATCCGAGGCGATAGACCTTCCGGAGGAGCCTGCCGATATGCCTGAACACGAGAACATCAGAGGCAAAGAGTACTATAAATAAATACTTAATCCATAAAACTATGAACAATCAGACATTAGAGAAACTGCGCCAGATGCGCCTCTTTGGTATGCACGACGCTTTTAAGACCTCGCTGGAGAACACTATCAAAGAGAAGATGACCCAGGACCAGTTCGTATCGCACCTGGTTCACAGTGAATGGGACAACCGCAAGAACCGAGCTGTTGAACGGGCTGTCAGAGCCGCCCAGTTCCGTTACAACGCCACCCTGGATGATGTCGACTATACCTTCGAGCGGGGTCTCGACCGTAATCAGGTCGAGCGGCTTGCCGCTATGGAGTTCGTGCGCGACCACAAAGACCTTATCATTACCGGACCGACAGGAACGGGCAAGAGTTATCTGGCCACCGCGCTCGGCTATAAGGCCTGCCAGGACGGTTTCCGAGTAATGTATGCAAGCACGGCCAAACTAATGAGCCAGCTCAAAATATCCAAGGCCAAAGGCACGATACTGGCCGACCTGAAGCGTATCGAACGCGTAGACCTGATGATCCTGGACGACTTCTGCATGCAGCCGCTCGACGCCCAATCGCGCGGCATACTGATGGACATCATCGAAGACCGGCATCAAAGGCGCTCGACCATGATAACCTCGCAGATCCCCGTAAAGGACTGGTACGACGTGATCGGCGAGAAAACCATCGCCGACGCCGTACTCGACCGCATCGTACACCACTCGCTGCGCGTTGAACTGTTCGGCGAGTCGATAAGGAAAAGAAAATCTAAATCTGAAAATGCCTATGGATAGACGCCTGCAGCTGCAAAACTACTCTTTTGTTCTTTTAGAACAAATAGTTATATTTGCAGTGTTGGTCGACACAATCCCGACCGTTTTATGGGCGAGAACTAAGTGGGGTTCTCGCATAAAATCGGGACGAAAGACCTACAAAAAAAAGTTGTTTAACCCGGGCAAAATCATATCCTTTTAGACCCTAATCCGGACAACAACTTTGAACTCTTTTTACGCTTCAACTTTTGGGGGTCATCTTCCTCCGTTTTTTAGGGGTCACTTTAACCGTTTTTTCCATAAAAACGACCGTACAACCGAAATGATTGCTGAAATTCCGATTTTGCAATATCATCTGAAATGACTACTTTTAATGTCGATTTATACAAACCTTAAAAAACGCAGTTATGATTAAAAAGATGATTTGCATTGCGGTATGTGCTTGGATGTGTGCATCCTGCGAGAAAAATGACGGGGGGGGGATTTGATGAGCCGGTAGAACCACCTATTGAAAAGCCGGAAGAACCGACTACTCCGCCGTTGACCGAAGATTTAAGAACAATTAAAATCGAAGAAAACATTATGGCAGTAGTTGGTACAAATGGTTGGAATGCCATTGCATATGGTAATGGAAAATACGTAGCTGTTGGTGCGAATGGATATGTAACAACGTCAACCGATGGCGTGAATTGGACAACGCCGAAACAAATAGCAGGTTCTTCTTATACATGGAATGGAATTATATATGCGAATGGAAAATTTGTTGTCTGTGGCCAATATAGTTATATCGCAGTATCCACTGATGGTACAAATTGGACAACTTATAAAGTAGATTCCTCTGCTACATATAATTGGGCTGATATTGCATACGGTAATAGTAAATTCGTAGTGGTTGGTAGTAGTGGCCGTATATCAACCTCCGCCAATGGGACAAGTTGGACAACGCCGAAATGGTTTGATTCAAGTCACGGTTTGTTGTCAATTGCGTATGGCAATGGCAGGTTTGTTACAATGGGCAATGGTAGTACATATATTGGAGTGTCTACTGATGGTACAACTTGGTCAAAATATGCAGTACCGTCGAGTATGCTTATAGGATATGGAATGGCGTTTGGCAATGGTAAATTCGTATGTAGTAGTTCTAACGGGCATATTTTTACATCCAATGATGGACAAACTTGGACAAAATTCACCACAGATGTTAATGGTAATTGGATGGATGTCATATATAATGGTGAAATGTTTATTGCTGTCGGCCGTTCTTGGAATAATAGTTATTCCAAATATGTTAATATGATAACAACATCAATAGATGGTGAAACATGGACACCCACAGAAATAGTTAAAGATGAAAATGGAGGCATTATAACAACTGTTCCAAGTGGAATAATTGCTGTGCCAGCAAAATAGCCAGTTTTAATGGTGGAATATATAAGAAGCGACCTAATGATTTGGGTCGCTTTTATTGTATAAATACTTAAAATTCTTACTTTTGCATATAGATCATCGTATGCTTAGGTTGGTACATTAAAGTATATAGATGTCTATTTTAAATGTTCAGGGAATAATCCCTGAACATTTATATCTTTGTAATAAATTAAAGACAAGTAACTTACAAATGCCATGAAAAAGATTGCTTTCATATTTGCGATTACACTAATTAGCATATCATGCGACCCGAAGAAATGGGTGGCTACACATGCAACTTCATGGTATGCAAAAAACAATACCGATCAGATTCTAATTATTACTACGTCACCGTTCATTGATACTGATGCTGTTGTTGACCCCGGAGATTCGGTATTAGTTCATAGCTTCAATCCGTTTCAATATTTAGGAGAACCCACTTTTGACACATTTTACGATGCGTGGAACGGTAAGCCGGAACAAGAATGGTGTATAAGTATCTGTTCCAAAGATGGCCAATTACTGAAAATATGGAAATATATAGACCGGAACGCAGAGGGCAGACAATTCTTCAATGAATCTTTTTGGCGGCTATATACGAAAAAATATAGTCATAGCGATCAATTAAACTTCTCGTGGGTTTTTAATATTCTCCCGGAGGACATTGCTCTTTTGTAGCTCCTCCGTTGATGACGCACACTTCACATTAGCAACAGGCCGGAATAAATGTTCCGGCCTGTTCATTTAGCGTGATATAGTCCTTTTACGCCGTGGCTTTCGCTTGCGCGAAAGGTTGCGGCGCATGGCTTCGAACTCCTCCTGCGACATGGGACCGTCCTCGGTGATCTGTCCCAGCAGGTCGCCCGCGGCAAGGAACAGGCTTTCGCCGATGCCGTGGGGTGCAGGCTGCGCCGGGTGCGGCTGCGGGGATAATCCGCGCGGTTCCGTGCGGATCTTCTCCGTCTGCCGCGGAGGTGTCGGGGCGGGCTTCGGCGGCTGTTCCGCCGCCGGAGCTGCGGGCGGCACGGCATGCGGCCGTGCGGTTGTTTCGGGCCGTTGCGCTTCGGGTTTCTGCGGCGTCTGCTGGCGAAGCGTTGCCGGAGCTGGAGCCGGGGCCGAGAGTTTCGGCAGCAGCGATGCCCGGTCCGCACGGGGATTATTGAACAACTCCTGAAATACATTCGCCGAATAACTCTTACCGAGCCGGGAGCCGTTCAGCACGGTTTTCGTCCGGTGGTCTACGAACGTCGCGCCCGTGATACGGCCTGCGGCGTTTTGCCGGAAAACGGCGTCGATGCCGTCGGCTTTCAGCAGGCGCACGAACTCGTCTTGCGTCCGGGCGCGGTGCATGGCGCGGGCCACGGTTCCACGAATGGGACCCTTAATTTGCTCGGATTTGATGTCGGCGTCGTTTCTGGCGATCTGCTTTTGCAGGAACTTGTAGCCGCCTTTGGGGGTCAGGGCCGAGGATTTGATCGGTGTGCCGACCCACTTGCCCTGTTCGTCGGTCGCGGTGTAGACGATGCCGTTCCACCGCTTGCCGTCGGCTTCGCCCTTGCGTTCCTCCAGATCGACATTATAGAGGTTCAGCAGGGTTCGGAACTCGGTGATCGAGCCGAACCTATATTGCTCGGCCAGAAGCCACACGGTGGACTTCATCTGCTGTTTGAGGTTGTCGCGTCCGTACTCGACCCGGCGGGCCGTGTCGAACTCCCGCTGCTCATCGCCTTTGACGGCGGGCCGCAAGCCGTATCTGCGTTCGATGGATTGCAACGCATCCACGGAACGGCGGCGTTCGAAATTATGGTCGAGTTTACGACCATATTCATCAATCCGCACCGATACGATATGTATATGCTCGCGGTCGATGTCGCGGTGTTTGAATACATAGTAGGGCTGGTCGCCGAAGCCCATGCGCTCCATGTACTCGCGGGCAATCTCCGTAAGTTGGGCATCGGTCAGACAGTCGGTGATGGCTGGATTCAGCGATACGTGGAATACGGGATTTTTTGTGCGGCGATTTACGGCCAGATAGGGCGCGAAACTTTGCATTGCATCCGTGAGGTTGAAACGGTCGGGGCGCTCCATATCTATTACCCGATTGCATAGCAGCAGATCGGCTTCCCCGCAGTTCACCTTGTCGGCGTTGTATTTTAAAACGCCTGATAAGTTGCTGCCGGAGGTTATTCGTGCGACCATTTGGATTTCAATTCACGGGTAAGGTCGATAACCTGCTGTTCAAGAGCGGTTAGTTCGCGTGTAGACTTTTCCAGCCGTGACAATAAAGCCACGGCCCGGCGGTCGTTGAAATTGGTGTGGATAGCTTTGACGGTCTGATTGTAATTGACCCCGACGGCCCGGATTTGCGCAAGAACGGAGGTTAGGCGGGCATAGTAATCCTGCGCGGTTTTGTCAATTTTGACAACGTGAAAGGTTCAGCCGAAAATACGACCGACGATGAATTTCGATTTGTTCGGTTCCCCGGCTTTAAGCATCATGTTTTCGAATTGCATCTGCTGTTGTTCGTCCAAACGGAACGTGTGGCGGTAAATCTTCCCTCCCGCCAATAGGGTTTCTTTCTTGGGCTTTGCCATGTTTAAAAAAATCTAAGGTTTATGCGACTTGGGAGCATAACCTACTCGGACTTCCGGTTTTAACTTTTCGTCGGACAAACCGCAGTTTGTCGGACAAAAGTACATCTTGCTATTTGCTCTACGCAAATAAAATCCGTCCCCACGGGACAAAAAGGAGTTGCCGCGGGCAACGACTTTCCATCCTAAAACCTGTATACCGAATTGGTAATCCTCCCGCTGCAAAGGTAAGGACTTTTTCGGCTCGTGGTACGGGCCAATTAGGGCGAACGAGGTAGAACGAGGGCGTAAAGGGTATCTTTTCGAGGATTTCACCCTTTTATTTGTGCCGGGTTCTGGCAGTAATAGCATTAAAATATTGCAAGGCATAGGGTCGAGCAAGACGCAAGAGCCGGAAAGATGCCGGGTTCTGTGAGACGCAGGGTCGGGCAGGATGCAAGAGCCGGAAAGATGCCGGGTTCTGTGAGACGCAGGGGCGGGCAGGATGCAAGAGCCGGAAAGATGCCGGGTTCTGTGAGACGCAGGGTCGGGCAAGATGCAAGAGCCGGAAAGATGCCGGGTTCTGTGAGACGCAGGGTCGGGCAGGATGCAAGAGCCGGAAAGATGCCGGGTTCTGTGAGACGCAGGGGCGGGCAAGATGCAAGAGCCGGAAAGATGCCGGGTTTTGTAAGACGCAGGGTCGGGCAAGACGTAAGAGCCGGAAAGATGCCGGGTTTTGTAAGACGCAGGGTCAGGCAAGACGCAAGAGCCGAAAAGATGCCGGGGCGGGAAGATTCAGAAACGGCTAAAACGTGAAACAAACAGAATTTAACCAAAATAAAATTATGGACAAGAAACCTATTTCTATTTCATTCGCCAACCAAAAAGGCGGCATTGGAAAATCGACCCTTACGATTCTGGCCGCTTCTTGGCTGCGTTACGTTCGGGGCCTGAATGTGCTGGTCGTGGATTGCGACTTTCCACAAAACAGTATCGTCGAATTGCGGGAGCGCGAAAAAAAGGCTGTTATGAAAAACGATGCCTACAAGCTCATGCTCCAGCGACAATTCGAACGGCTCCAAAAGAAAGCCTACCCGGTGATCCGCTCAACGCCGGAAAACGCAGAGAACGACGTGCAGGTATTCCTCACCAGCGAATCGGAACCCTATGACGTGGTGCTTTATGATCTGCCGGGCACTATGGGCACAAAGGGCGTAATCTATACGATTTCGTTGCTGAACTATCTCTTTATCCCTATGCGGGCCGACCGTCTTGTGATGCAAAGTACGCTGAACTTCGCACAGACGGTTTACGATAAATTCGTCGGAAACCCGGCCACGAACATTCAAGAGGTATTTCTGTTCTGGAACATGGAGGACCGCCGCGAAAAGACCAACATCTATGACCTCTACGAAAGGATGCTGGGAACGCTCGATATGAAAGTTTACACGTCGCGGATTCAAATGCGTTCGAAGTTCAGCCGGGAGTTGGCTGACACGGACGGCACGGTGTACCGCTCGACGCTATTTCGCTCGGACGGGACTTTCCTCCGCGAAAGCGGTATGGCCGCTCTGATGGATGAAATATGTACTACAATCGGCATATAAGCTATGGCAAAGAAAAAAGGACGCTATGAGCCGATTGACGAGGATATGATTCGCAACCTGATCGGCGGAGTGGATGCACCGCCGCGGTTGGTTCCGAAACAAGTGCCAACGGCTCCCCCACCGGAAACTCCCCCACCGGAAATTCAGACGGAATCCCAAATCACACGGTCCGTTAGGCAATCCGAAACAAACACAGGACATAATAAAGGTAAAGATCGCGGAAACGAATACAAACGTACTTTCTTGTGTCCTCAAAACTGCTTACCGGACACCTCTTGCCGGATAAAACGGAGTACACGGGAAAAATTGGCATGGATTGTCCGGATGCTCGGACCTAATGATATGTCCGTGAAAGCCTATGTAAATAATATTTTGGACAATCATCTGGAACAATACCGGGACGAGATAAACGAACTAATTGAAACCACAAAAAAATTTAAGTTATGACGAAAAAACACATGAACAAACGAATGCGGCGGGGACTGCTGCGAATCGCCTTTTTCACGGGACGCAAAGAGAAGCGTCCGCCCGATACGCGGGACGAGGGCTGTACCTGCGTCCGGATGCAGGTGGAACACAACGTCCCGGAATATGCTGCGAAATTCCTACGTCCGCACAACCTGAAAAACCGGGTTTCGGTCTACATGGAGCGAGAGGTGCGGGATGCCTTGCAGGTTATCGTGAAGCGTATCGGCGGCAGGGAACTTACCACCGCCGGATATATCGACAATATCCTGCGTGAACACCTGGAAGCGCACAAGTCGGACATTAACGAAATCAGCCGCCGCCATGCCGATATACTTTAAGGCAATGCTTGCCTGCTGACTGCTTTATTCGGTCTATCTGTTTTTAGACCGCTACGTGTACCGGGGACGTTTGAACTACCTGCTTTTCGGGCGTCGGGTGGAAAAGGTGAAACGCTGGCTGCATCGTATTACCGCCCCTCCCGCTCCGGCGGCGAAGCCGGAACCGGAACCGGAAGCCGGGCCGACGGAAGATATTGCGTTACACCGGAGTTATCAGTACGATCCGCCGCCTGCAACTGAACCGGAACCGACACCGCCTCCGGAGCCTGCGAAACCACCGGAAGCGGAAGCGCCGCCGACTGCGACCCCGGAAGCTGACGCTCCGGATGATTCGGCT
This Alistipes shahii WAL 8301 DNA region includes the following protein-coding sequences:
- the istB gene encoding IS21-like element helper ATPase IstB, translating into MNNQTLEKLRQMRLFGMHDAFKTSLENTIKEKMTQDQFVSHLVHSEWDNRKNRAVERAVRAAQFRYNATLDDVDYTFERGLDRNQVERLAAMEFVRDHKDLIITGPTGTGKSYLATALGYKACQDGFRVMYASTAKLMSQLKISKAKGTILADLKRIERVDLMILDDFCMQPLDAQSRGILMDIIEDRHQRRSTMITSQIPVKDWYDVIGEKTIADAVLDRIVHHSLRVELFGESIRKRKSKSENAYG
- the mobB gene encoding conjugal transfer protein MobB; translated protein: MVARITSGSNLSGVLKYNADKVNCGEADLLLCNRVIDMERPDRFNLTDAMQSFAPYLAVNRRTKNPVFHVSLNPAITDCLTDAQLTEIAREYMERMGFGDQPYYVFKHRDIDREHIHIVSVRIDEYGRKLDHNFERRRSVDALQSIERRYGLRPAVKGDEQREFDTARRVEYGRDNLKQQMKSTVWLLAEQYRFGSITEFRTLLNLYNVDLEERKGEADGKRWNGIVYTATDEQGKWVGTPIKSSALTPKGGYKFLQKQIARNDADIKSEQIKGPIRGTVARAMHRARTQDEFVRLLKADGIDAVFRQNAAGRITGATFVDHRTKTVLNGSRLGKSYSANVFQELFNNPRADRASLLPKLSAPAPAPATLRQQTPQKPEAQRPETTARPHAVPPAAPAAEQPPKPAPTPPRQTEKIRTEPRGLSPQPHPAQPAPHGIGESLFLAAGDLLGQITEDGPMSQEEFEAMRRNLSRKRKPRRKRTISR
- a CDS encoding DUF3408 domain-containing protein, coding for MTKKHMNKRMRRGLLRIAFFTGRKEKRPPDTRDEGCTCVRMQVEHNVPEYAAKFLRPHNLKNRVSVYMEREVRDALQVIVKRIGGRELTTAGYIDNILREHLEAHKSDINEISRRHADIL
- a CDS encoding DUF3408 domain-containing protein; the encoded protein is MAKKKGRYEPIDEDMIRNLIGGVDAPPRLVPKQVPTAPPPETPPPEIQTESQITRSVRQSETNTGHNKGKDRGNEYKRTFLCPQNCLPDTSCRIKRSTREKLAWIVRMLGPNDMSVKAYVNNILDNHLEQYRDEINELIETTKKFKL
- a CDS encoding ParA family protein; translation: MKQTEFNQNKIMDKKPISISFANQKGGIGKSTLTILAASWLRYVRGLNVLVVDCDFPQNSIVELREREKKAVMKNDAYKLMLQRQFERLQKKAYPVIRSTPENAENDVQVFLTSESEPYDVVLYDLPGTMGTKGVIYTISLLNYLFIPMRADRLVMQSTLNFAQTVYDKFVGNPATNIQEVFLFWNMEDRREKTNIYDLYERMLGTLDMKVYTSRIQMRSKFSRELADTDGTVYRSTLFRSDGTFLRESGMAALMDEICTTIGI
- the istA gene encoding IS21 family transposase, which translates into the protein MNKLRTIIRLYTDRVGLRAIAEMARTSRNTVKKYVNKWNTLSLTYKEFLSKSDAELYALFCIEETPVESNPRIDALEAFLPSASKEMGRKGMTSHKQWERYRAAHPDGYSLTQFRVALRRYERISNPSMRMEHKAGDKLFVDYTGSKLWIYPPGEQPREVEVFVAILGCSLLTYVEAVESQRKEDFISACENAFYYYGGVPKAIVPDNLKSAVTKASRYEAILNTEFERFGEHYGVTVYPTRARSPKDKAHVENAVKLTYKDIFTVIEPLHCPDLRSLNIAIRAALEKHNNQNRPRRNYSRRDYFEDVEQEALGPLNPIRYQMKKHIVTTVDKYGYARLHEDIHYYSVPHTYIGKKVQLSYTVADVEIRYNYDIIAHHTRDRHNYRYTTVTEHLCPKHRAVMEWSPERFLQQAAAIHEDVEHYIRRILEKTRYQDQANKICSGILNFARKVGPDRLAAACRLADSYGKYSFREIQDILQNKSEAIDLPEEPADMPEHENIRGKEYYK
- a CDS encoding sialidase family protein, translating into MRYVLGCVHPARKMTGGGFDEPVEPPIEKPEEPTTPPLTEDLRTIKIEENIMAVVGTNGWNAIAYGNGKYVAVGANGYVTTSTDGVNWTTPKQIAGSSYTWNGIIYANGKFVVCGQYSYIAVSTDGTNWTTYKVDSSATYNWADIAYGNSKFVVVGSSGRISTSANGTSWTTPKWFDSSHGLLSIAYGNGRFVTMGNGSTYIGVSTDGTTWSKYAVPSSMLIGYGMAFGNGKFVCSSSNGHIFTSNDGQTWTKFTTDVNGNWMDVIYNGEMFIAVGRSWNNSYSKYVNMITTSIDGETWTPTEIVKDENGGIITTVPSGIIAVPAK